The genomic segment CAGCCAGCAGTGATACGTTACTTGAAGAGTAGAAAAAcaccaaaataataaaaaattatgagaAAATATGGCAAAGAGCATTTAACACGAGAAGTTGTAACAATAAAATGGTATCCTTCTTTAGTTCGCTTCCTTGAAACTGTAAGTAGATTCGGGTTCTACATACATCCTTTACACTGATACAGAAAAGAAACAAACAGAATCTGGCAccttttaattcaaaatttacCAATTGAAGCTGCTTTATCTAATTTGACCATGTTTGACCCATTCCTAGATACTTGAGATAATACCAGTCCTTCAGGTCCTCAACCAGCAAACTAAGACCTTTCACCTTGATTTTTTCTAAAGTTGTAATTGCTAAGCTTGTCacgaaaataaaaatatcatattaCTGACCAATCATACACGATACACGGATGCACACCAGCTTCATTCAGCAATGTATTTGGTTCTAGCAAACTTCAAAATTAACAACCAAATACTTTTGTTTGGATGTATTTGGGAGGAGAGGAATTTAGGATGTTTTGAAGATACAAGCAGCTCCTTGCAATGAATTATATTCTTCTCTTTAGTTTTCGGCGTAAATCTGAATACATAGAGGATCCTCAAGCAATTCAAGATGTCTTATATACAGAGATATattaccattctcaaaaaatacttttgttaGGATGTATTAGTTGTGTGGACTTGTAATCATGCTAAATCTAGCAACCAGACACAATTATTAGACTTGCATTTTCCAAAAACCATAGAAGTTCCAAGATTATGACCAACCTTCTTTGCTAATCAAGATGTCAACTGGCACTCCAACTGAAAACATTTAGGAGCGCCATCCATGAAAGCTAATTTTAGCTCACCTTATCCGTATCATGTCTACTAATTCATTTAAATGtaaaaaagagaataaaagCAAACATGTAAAAGTTCTAGCTTTTCTTTTCCATATTGATAATGAAAACAGCAAAAAGGGTGCCATACCATCTTGGGCTGTCGGAAAGTTGAACGTCGGGAAATTGCTCCTGTTAAGCAACTGATCAGTTGATCTCTGCATAAAGTCGTCAACCGGTACAGGAAGCTGGAATTGAGCTTCAACCCCATGACCAGCAGCCCGCATCTCTGAACAATTGAGGTTGGTCATGGACTTGGGCATAAgtttaaaagaaagagaagatcGTCCATATATGCTACCCTGCTGATTACCAACGTCTGTCCGATGAAGTGCAGGGCTGATATAGCCCGCAGTTGCCTGATATAAAGCAAGGCCAGGATAAACAATTGCTTCTTGGGGGCCAAGATCaccatccacaagaacccagtGACCGTGAAAATCTCTCACATGTAAACCAGGCTTATCCGACTTAACAATCGTAACAAGGCTTCTGTCAACCTGATGTTCATGATCTGAGAACATCCCTAACTGACCATCCTCTTGCGTTGTCAGACTATGGTGCTGAGCACCCTGAAAAGATGGCCTGGCATGACAACATACGGATAACACAGAGGACGATATTTCTCGGTTTCTGAGGGGAACATTATCAAGTATTTCAGTAAATGGGGAGCTACGCAGATTTAAATAGAAGCTGATGGCGTCCAATATATCTCTTGCTGCTCTTCCAAGCAGAGAGAATATGTCAGACAAACCAGCAGGAGGGAACTCAATATCACTGTTGGGTTCCGTAGGAGTAAGCCCTGGCCTGAAATCATAAGTTTCTTGCCATTGTTGAGGATCTGCATGGTAACCAGAGGTCTTACACCACTCACGAGAGTCATCAGAATGAATAACATCCGCAGCAGGATAAGAGGGTTTGTGTTGAAAGTAAAGTCGAGCAGACTCTAAACTAGACCTTAAAAGTGCTCCATCACTTGTCGATAACTGGATGATGGCAGCTGAATACTGAGCCAATGACTGTGACAAAGTTGAGACCGATAATTTATACGAATCAGAAGGAAGACCTTCCAATGGTATCAAATCACTGAGCTTCACACGACCCAGGGCTGGCAGGCCATTGCCTGCCATGGAATCCTCTAGAGACACCGATTTTGTGCTGTTTGTTCCGAGATATATTAAATCGAGACCATACCCAC from the Lycium ferocissimum isolate CSIRO_LF1 chromosome 11, AGI_CSIRO_Lferr_CH_V1, whole genome shotgun sequence genome contains:
- the LOC132035938 gene encoding uncharacterized protein LOC132035938 isoform X1, translated to MAGNGLPALGRVKLSDLIPLEGLPSDSYKLSVSTLSQSLAQYSAAIIQLSTSDGALLRSSLESARLYFQHKPSYPAADVIHSDDSREWCKTSGYHADPQQWQETYDFRPGLTPTEPNSDIEFPPAGLSDIFSLLGRAARDILDAISFYLNLRSSPFTEILDNVPLRNREISSSVLSVCCHARPSFQGAQHHSLTTQEDGQLGMFSDHEHQVDRSLVTIVKSDKPGLHVRDFHGHWVLVDGDLGPQEAIVYPGLALYQATAGYISPALHRTDVGNQQGSIYGRSSLSFKLMPKSMTNLNCSEMRAAGHGVEAQFQLPVPVDDFMQRSTDQLLNRSNFPTFNFPTAQDGSMKPMMRRRKSNSRSKPLPPSKRLRLEAQRVLKERVQDIADKKGIKLRFCTLKDCESHIQSLDSPCTNIRMEIGWPLGVPFVHPHDLPNKAKIGFLETYEPGWSATHDMELSLIDPGQPSQHAANCNYHSPN
- the LOC132035938 gene encoding uncharacterized protein LOC132035938 isoform X2 — translated: MAGNGLPALGRVKLSDLIPLEGLPSDSYKLSVSTLSQSLAQYSAAIIQLSTSDGALLRSSLESARLYFQHKPSYPAADVIHSDDSREWCKTSGYHADPQQWQETYDFRPGLTPTEPNSDIEFPPAGLSDIFSLLGRAARDILDAISFYLNLRSSPFTEILDNVPLRNREISSSVLSVCCHARPSFQGAQHHSLTTQEDGQLGMFSDHEHQVDRSLVTIVKSDKPGLHVRDFHGHWVLVDGDLGPQEAIVYPGLALYQATAGYISPALHRTDVGNQQGSIYGRSSLSFKLMPKSMTNLNCSEMRAAGHGVEAQFQLPVPVDDFMQRSTDQLLNRSNFPTFNFPTAQDGSMKPMMRRRKSNSRSKPLPPSKRLRLEAQRVLKERVQDIADKKGIKLRFCTLKDCESHIQSLDSPCTNIRMEIGWPLGVPFVHPHDLPNKAKIGFLETYEPGWSATHDMELSLIDPGQPSQHAAN